A section of the Toxoplasma gondii ME49 unplaced genomic scaffold asmbl.1232, whole genome shotgun sequence genome encodes:
- a CDS encoding OTU family cysteine protease (encoded by transcript TGME49_323600), with amino-acid sequence MVLSSGWRALIRCCQPVLATPNVSASDKQELAPSFVGRVDEEELNLESETKVNYRVHATLQGDICWTPSTASEEFDPESHSCADDAVIVSSFGSRVDAAELDLDRDADIVYDSAYEADNEEDAWSETGSEEDADESPRSSEVLTQADEDGQSFEGDLATTNFVASTQTGEDFSGDEWEIPEEISPAEGMTTRTPTPPGGSPGDCCGDGNEEKIFGRFAALHEKEQPVCQSLSQLPRDMQAPPLEQSVQASKLSQRSSSRPSAKLPPEMLPFIAPHPQWCRRFAYDFKTPAKSLSMVPQPELSFYDAVVVERHRVAPDGNCQFRSVSYALLGTEDAHAEIRQEVAHYLRGNFSRLSWLINPDTLEEDEGRMARLDKKYRVRIPYKTYKGYPLAEDELKLNWVIRLGDARYRIWGDECTLAVMAEMYNIRIVVEQQEGDGRRATKMGSHAVQVIIPYDVVPEACIPTIFLIYDLQRQHYDVVEKVKPR; translated from the coding sequence ATGGTGCTCTCAAGTGGATGGCGTGCTCTGATACGCTGTTGTCAGCCGGTGCTCGCGACCCCTAACGTGAGTGCCTCTGACAAGCAAGAGCTTGCTCCCTCCTTCGTCGGCCgcgtcgacgaagaggaactaAACTTGGAGTCAGAGACCAAAGTAAACTACCGCGTCCATGCTACACTGCAAGGAGACATCTGCTGGACACCGAGTACGGCGAGCGAGGAGTTCGACCCGGAGTCCCACTCTTGCGCTGACGATGCAGTCATTGTTTCGTCATTTGGGAGCCGAGTCGACGCCGCGGAACTGGATCTGGACCGAGACGCTGACATCGTCTATGATTCTGCGTACGAagcagacaacgaagaagacgcgtggTCAGAAACAGggtcggaagaagacgcggacgAATCTCCTAGAAGTAGCGAGGTCTTGACTCAAGCTGACGAAGATGGCCAGAGTTTCGAAGGAGACCTTGCTACTACGAACTTCGTCGcgtcgacgcagacaggcgaagacttctctggagacgaaTGGGAAATTCCTGAGGAGATTTCACCAGCAGAGGGGATGACGACGAGGACACCAACACCTCCAGGAGGATCACCGGGAGATTGCTGCGGAGATGGAAATGAGGAAAAAATCTTCGGTCGATTCGCAGCCCTCCACGAGAAGGAGCAACCCGTGTGTCAATCTCTGAGTCAACTGCCCAGAGACATGCAGGCGCCTCCTTTGGAGCAGTCGGTTCAAGCGTCGAAGTTGTCGCAGCGGTCCTCCAGCCGACCTTCAGCCAAGCTACCACCGGAAATGTTGCCCTTCATCGCCCCTCATCCGCAATGGTGCCGTCGCTTCGCCTATGACTTCAAAACGCCAGCGAAGAGTCTGTCCATGGTGCCGCAACCCGAGCTGTCATTCTACGACGCGGTGGTTGTGGAGCGGCACCGGGTTGCTCCTGACGGAAATTGTCAATTCCGTTCCGTCAGCTACGCGTTGCTAGGCACAGAGGATGCCCATGCGGAAATCCGGCAAGAGGTGGCGCACTATCTGAGGGGCAACTTTAGTCGGCTTAGCTGGCTGATAAACCCGGACACactggaggaagacgaggggaGAATGGCTCGACTCGACAAGAAATACAGAGTCAGAATTCCGTACAAAACCTACAAAGGTTATCCCTtggcagaagacgagctcAAACTTAATTGGGTTATCAGGCTTGGAGACGCACGATACAGGATCTGGGGTGACGAGTGCACTCTCGCTGTGATGGCGGAGATGTACAACATCCGGATCGTTGTTGAGCaacaagaaggcgacgggCGTCGGGCAACCAAAATGggttcgcatgcagtccagGTTATCATACCATACGATGTGGTTCCTGAGGCATGCATCCCGACGATTTTCCTGATCTAC